One window from the genome of Variovorax sp. PAMC26660 encodes:
- a CDS encoding D-alanyl-D-alanine carboxypeptidase family protein codes for MPLTILQTKRLSTLSVVFAIAAGTLAPYSASYAASHHAAKPAAHQKPAAAAPAPTPAAAQPAVAGGPPALAAKAWLLMDFDSGEVLASDNPDEPLPPASLTKMMTSFMVEQALRSGKLKKEDLVSVSQNAWCRGSSTESCMYLPLNSQATVIDILRGIVIQSGNDAAKAIAEHMAGSEENFAKLMNAEAQRIGMTHTHFVNATGLPDPQHRSSARDLAILARTIIRDSADYYPIYAEREFKYNNIKQGNRNALLYTDPTVDGLKTGHTQEAGFCLVTSAKRNGMRLITVILNTNSAQARADQTRTLLGWGFSNFEQATPIQPNTAVTAAKVSFGKVDTVPAVLGSPWSVTVPRGQQVQTSVQINPALEAPVAKGTVIGKVVASSNGKPVGETPLVAQADVERAGFMLRLWQHLMKLFGK; via the coding sequence ATGCCCCTGACCATTCTTCAAACCAAGCGTCTTTCCACCCTCTCCGTCGTCTTCGCAATCGCCGCGGGGACCCTTGCGCCGTACTCGGCGTCGTATGCAGCCTCACACCATGCCGCCAAGCCCGCGGCCCACCAGAAGCCTGCCGCTGCCGCGCCTGCCCCGACGCCAGCCGCAGCGCAGCCCGCTGTCGCCGGCGGGCCGCCAGCGCTGGCCGCCAAGGCATGGCTGCTGATGGACTTCGACTCCGGCGAGGTGCTCGCCTCGGACAACCCCGATGAACCGCTGCCGCCGGCGTCACTGACCAAGATGATGACCAGCTTCATGGTCGAGCAGGCACTTCGCTCGGGCAAGCTCAAGAAGGAAGATCTTGTGTCGGTCAGCCAGAACGCCTGGTGCCGAGGCTCGAGCACCGAGTCGTGCATGTACCTGCCGCTCAACAGCCAGGCCACGGTGATCGACATCCTGCGCGGCATCGTCATCCAGTCCGGCAACGACGCGGCCAAGGCGATCGCCGAGCACATGGCCGGCTCCGAAGAGAACTTCGCCAAGCTCATGAACGCCGAAGCCCAACGCATCGGGATGACGCACACGCATTTCGTCAATGCGACGGGGCTGCCCGACCCGCAGCACAGGTCGTCTGCGCGCGACCTCGCGATCCTGGCGCGCACCATCATCCGCGACAGTGCCGACTACTATCCGATCTACGCCGAGCGCGAATTCAAATACAACAACATCAAGCAGGGAAACCGCAACGCCCTGCTGTACACCGATCCCACGGTCGACGGACTGAAAACCGGCCACACCCAGGAAGCGGGCTTCTGTCTCGTCACTTCAGCCAAGCGCAACGGGATGCGCCTCATCACGGTGATTCTCAACACCAACAGCGCGCAGGCGCGGGCCGACCAGACGCGCACGCTGCTCGGGTGGGGTTTCAGCAATTTCGAGCAGGCCACTCCCATTCAGCCGAACACGGCGGTGACGGCCGCCAAGGTCAGCTTCGGCAAGGTCGACACGGTTCCTGCGGTTCTGGGGTCGCCATGGAGCGTGACCGTGCCGCGCGGCCAGCAAGTGCAGACCTCGGTGCAGATCAACCCGGCACTGGAAGCACCGGTGGCCAAAGGCACGGTGATCGGCAAGGTGGTCGCCAGCTCCAATGGCAAACCGGTGGGAGAAACCCCGCTGGTCGCGCAGGCCGATGTGGAGCGCGCGGGCTTTATGTTGCGCCTGTGGCAGCACCTGATGAAGCTGTTTGGCAAATAA
- the kdsA gene encoding 3-deoxy-8-phosphooctulonate synthase, with the protein MTTVAITSAINVSNSNGFVLFGGVNVLESKDMALRAAQEYVRVTRKLGIPYVFKASFDKANRSSIHSFRGPGLEEGLKIFEAVKAEFGVPVLTDVHEPWQASPVAEVVDVLQLPAFLARQTDLVVALARTGKVINVKKPQFLSPPQVLNIVEKIREVGNSPIILCDRGTCFGYDNLVVDMLGFGAMKKVTGNLPVIFDVTHALQQREANAAVSGGRREQVVELARAGLAVGLAGLFLEAHPDPAQAKCDGPSALPLDQLEPFLAQLKALDDLVKSFAPLHIRA; encoded by the coding sequence TTGACGACCGTCGCCATCACCTCCGCAATCAACGTCAGCAACAGCAATGGCTTTGTCCTGTTTGGCGGCGTGAACGTCCTCGAGTCGAAAGACATGGCCCTGCGTGCTGCGCAGGAGTACGTCCGGGTCACCCGAAAGCTCGGCATCCCCTACGTTTTCAAGGCAAGTTTCGACAAGGCGAATCGCTCGTCCATCCATTCCTTCCGAGGCCCCGGCCTGGAAGAGGGGCTGAAAATCTTCGAGGCCGTCAAGGCCGAGTTCGGCGTTCCCGTCCTCACCGACGTGCACGAGCCATGGCAGGCGAGTCCCGTCGCCGAAGTGGTGGACGTTTTGCAGCTACCTGCCTTTCTCGCCCGCCAGACTGATCTGGTGGTCGCTCTTGCCAGGACGGGCAAGGTCATCAACGTCAAGAAGCCCCAGTTTCTGAGCCCGCCGCAAGTGCTCAACATCGTCGAAAAAATCAGGGAGGTTGGGAACTCCCCCATCATTCTGTGTGACCGGGGAACCTGTTTCGGCTACGACAACCTGGTGGTGGACATGCTTGGCTTCGGTGCCATGAAGAAGGTCACCGGGAACCTGCCCGTCATCTTCGACGTGACCCATGCCCTCCAGCAACGCGAGGCGAACGCCGCTGTCTCCGGCGGGCGACGTGAGCAAGTGGTTGAACTGGCGCGTGCCGGCCTGGCTGTAGGCCTGGCAGGCCTCTTTCTCGAAGCTCACCCTGATCCAGCGCAGGCCAAATGCGATGGTCCCAGCGCTCTGCCGCTGGACCAGCTGGAGCCTTTTCTCGCGCAGTTGAAGGCGTTGGACGATTTGGTGAAGTCGTTCGCGCCCCTGCATATCCGAGCCTGA